Proteins found in one Miscanthus floridulus cultivar M001 chromosome 4, ASM1932011v1, whole genome shotgun sequence genomic segment:
- the LOC136548112 gene encoding uncharacterized protein: protein MRLSWGFLSLGMMDVRASPPPVPEDARRWAINRAHAEAQKKWKDAKAVKRTKKILAHEELDKRRRQQRKDGLLLEESPSSSVSMDASDGDDGGEMGRGPLDHLPDVGETVPGASANSPALPEGGGGAVPRYAVARPGVEADTLEAWALGKHAVSPMGPTVVAEQAAVGATPPPLQRIKGAPGPVGDRSALVDAEAAPLPRPPPLQTRVAVPKRLQPHSGRKRSAEVLSLAPLKALKVSPGSSAHWVAEVQAALQHGAASARADPKEPVTQGGVAEATPTQTGEGVLSPREGEAHESDGAEVPLVAEATEVEVPRVPEAKAMEAGALKTAEATAAGVDVSATTEATMAEAGAPETAKAMIAEAGPLEITEADVTVARPSAQEVEMKAAEALVAPLVQGPPVGGGVHPAAEASIVVQAVLETEIGEHETLKSAAHTACEASEIEGVQSGSSLGSRLIALSGQMREQLRGALHTGVKRALAVIASHYISVDLSAISDGYVLPDDDEEADVAISFAKNLLGA from the exons atgcgcctatcgtgggggttcctctcgctg GGGATGATGGACGTGCGCGCCTCTccaccgcccgttcctgaggacgcgaggcggtgggcgatcaaccgggcgcacgccgaggcacagaaaaagtggaaggacgccaaggcggtgaagcgcacgaagaagatccttgcgCACGAGGAACTGGACAAGCGCCGCCGccagcaaaggaaggatggcctcctgttggaggagtccccatcgTCGTCGGTATCGATGgatgcctcggacggggatgacgggggtgagatggggcggggtcccctagaccatctccctgacgtcggggagacggtgcccggggcaTCGGCAAATAGTCCGGCGCTcccagagggaggaggaggagctgtccCGAGGTACGCAGTCGCCCGCCCTGGGGTCGAGGCCGACACGCTTGAGGCGTGGGCGCTAGGCAAGCATGCCGTTAGCCCGATGGGCCCGACGGTAGTAGCGGAGCAGGCGGCGGTGGGTGCAACGCCACCGCCCCTGCAGAGGATCAAGGGAGCGCCGGGGCCCGTCGGGGACCGGTCGGCACTGGTGGATGCGGAGGCCGCGCCCCTGCCGCGGCCACCGCCCTTGCAGACGAGGGTTGCAGTGCCGAAGCGGCTGCAGCCTCACTCGGG tcggaagcgatCTGCGGAGGTGCTTTCCTTGGCGCCCctcaaggcgctcaaggtgagccctggctcctccgcccactgggtggcagaggTGCAGGCCGCCCTACAACACGGCGCGGCAtcagcgagggccgacccgaaggagccggtcacccaaggaggggttgccgaggcgaCCCCGACACAGACAGGGGAGGGAGTGCTTTCACCCCGCGAGGGCGAGGCtcatgagtcggatggggccgaggtgcccttagttgccgaggccaccgaggtcgaggTCCCTAGGGTCCCTGAGGCTAAGGCGATGGAGGCCGGGGCGCTCAAGACCGCCGAGGCCACAGCGGCGGGGGTCGATGTTtctgcgaccaccgaggccacgatggcggaggccggagcccccgagaccgccaaGGCCATGATTGCGGAGGCTGGACCCCTCGAGATCACCGAGGCCGACGTGACGGTGGCGAGGCCGTCTGCCCAggaggtggagatgaaggcggcagaGGCCTTGGTGGCGCCCTTAGTTCAGGGCCCACC GGTTGGAGGCGGAGTTCACCCGGCAGCCGAGGCTTCTATTgtggtgcaggcggtgctcgagactgAGATTGGGGAGCACGAGACGCTGAAAAGTGCCGCCCATACCGCCTGTGAGGCCTCAGAgatcgagggggttcagtcaggcagctcccttgggagccgtttgaTTGCGCTGAGTGGCCAAATGCGCGAgcagctccgaggagcgctgcacacgggtgtcaagcgcgcgttgGCTGTCATCGCCTCTCACTACATCAGCGTTGACCtctcggccatcagtgatggctatgtcctgcctgatgatgatgaggaggccgacgtggcg atttcttttgcaaaaaacctccttggagcTTAA
- the LOC136551021 gene encoding uncharacterized protein, whose protein sequence is MGKYVELLDMGVRIAARFHSHCPQTARLYYHPPAGTGSPAAAAGGDGRKGDSATAAAAMMMKKQQGQRFDASEIILHTVV, encoded by the coding sequence ATGGGCAAGTACGTGGAGCTGCTGGACATGGGCGTGCGCATCGCCGCGCGGTTCCACTCCCACTGCCCGCAGACCGCGCGCCTCTACTACCACCCGCCTGCCGGCACCGGGTcccccgcggcggcggccggcggggacGGCCGCAAGGGCGACTCCGCCACCGCGGCCGCggcgatgatgatgaagaagcagCAGGGGCAGAGGTTCGACGCCTCCGAGATCATCCTGCACACCGTCGTCTAG